The following coding sequences are from one Vibrio syngnathi window:
- the corC gene encoding CNNM family magnesium/cobalt transport protein CorC (CorC(YbeX) belongs to the Cyclin M Mg2+ Exporter (CNNM) family, and was characterized as belonging to a set of three proteins, at least one of which must be present for CorA to function.) — protein MNEGNPPTSEGSKKSEGPSRKSFFERLGQLFQGEVKDRQELVDVIRDSEINDLIDHDTRDMLEGVMEISEMRVRDIMLPRSQMVTVERTDDLDTLIALITDAQHSRYPVISEDKDHVEGILLAKDLLKYLGSESAPFDIEQVIRPVVVVPESKRVDRLLKEFQEERYHMSIVVDEFGGVSGLVTIEDILEEIVGEIEDEFDDEEELDIRKLSKHTYSVKALTTIEEFNDTFNTSFSDDEVDTVGGMVMTALGHLPVRGEIVEIGNYHFKITSADNRRVIQLQVTIPDEQPLPTIEE, from the coding sequence ATGAACGAAGGTAACCCCCCCACTTCTGAGGGAAGTAAAAAATCTGAAGGTCCGAGTAGAAAGTCCTTCTTTGAACGCCTAGGCCAACTATTTCAAGGTGAAGTAAAAGATCGCCAAGAGCTCGTAGATGTAATCCGCGATTCAGAAATTAATGACCTAATTGACCACGACACACGCGACATGCTCGAGGGTGTTATGGAAATTTCAGAGATGCGAGTACGCGATATCATGCTGCCTCGCTCTCAAATGGTTACAGTTGAACGCACCGATGATTTAGATACATTGATTGCGCTTATTACTGATGCTCAACACTCTCGCTACCCAGTGATCAGTGAAGATAAAGACCATGTTGAAGGCATTCTATTAGCGAAGGACCTACTTAAGTATTTGGGTTCAGAAAGTGCCCCATTTGATATCGAACAAGTGATTCGCCCTGTCGTGGTTGTTCCTGAAAGTAAGCGAGTTGATCGCCTGCTCAAGGAGTTCCAAGAAGAGCGTTACCACATGTCCATCGTTGTCGATGAGTTTGGCGGTGTTTCTGGCCTGGTAACCATTGAAGATATCCTCGAAGAAATCGTTGGTGAAATTGAAGACGAGTTCGACGATGAAGAAGAGCTAGATATTCGTAAGCTGAGTAAGCATACCTATTCGGTTAAAGCTTTAACCACCATTGAAGAGTTCAACGATACGTTTAACACTTCCTTCAGTGATGATGAAGTCGATACTGTGGGTGGTATGGTAATGACAGCACTCGGTCATCTGCCTGTTCGTGGCGAAATTGTAGAAATTGGAAACTACCATTTCAAAATAACATCAGCAGATAACCGTCGTGTGATTCAGCTACAGGTAACCATCCCTGACGAGCAGCCTCTTCCGACTATCGAAGAATAA
- the ybeY gene encoding rRNA maturation RNase YbeY, whose protein sequence is MPIELDLQLAVENEQGLPTEQDIQLWLDKTIPQFQENAELTVRIVDTEESHQLNHDYRGKDKPTNVLSFPFEAPPGMELDLLGDLIICRQVVEKEAEEQSKPLLAHWAHMVVHGSLHLLGYDHIEDDEAEEMESLETEIMQTMGFEDPYILEK, encoded by the coding sequence ATGCCTATTGAACTAGACCTGCAGTTAGCGGTCGAAAATGAGCAAGGTCTTCCAACTGAGCAAGATATTCAGCTTTGGTTGGACAAGACAATTCCTCAGTTTCAAGAGAATGCCGAGCTCACCGTTCGTATTGTTGATACAGAAGAGAGCCACCAGCTCAATCATGACTACCGTGGAAAAGATAAACCAACTAACGTGTTATCTTTCCCATTTGAAGCACCGCCAGGAATGGAATTAGATCTACTGGGTGACCTCATTATCTGCCGCCAAGTTGTCGAAAAAGAAGCAGAAGAGCAAAGTAAGCCTCTGCTAGCACACTGGGCCCATATGGTTGTACATGGCAGTCTGCATCTGCTAGGTTATGATCATATCGAAGATGATGAAGCTGAAGAGATGGAGTCACTCGAAACAGAAATCATGCAAACTATGGGGTTTGAAGACCCGTATATTCTAGAAAAGTAA
- a CDS encoding PhoH family protein, whose translation MSNKIVTLEINLEPADNKRLASLCGPFDDNIKHLERRLGVEINYRSNFFTIVGKPHTTAATLDIIKHLYVETAPVKGNIIDIEPEQVHLAVTESGILEQHVESEIDYGKEVTIKTKKGVIKPRTPNQAQYLMNMVTHDITFGIGPAGTGKTYLAVAAAVDALERQEVRRILLTRPAVEAGEKLGFLPGDLSQKVDPYLRPLYDALFEMLGFERVEKLIERNVIEVAPLAYMRGRTLNDAFIILDESQNTTVEQMKMFLTRIGFNSRAVITGDITQIDLPRGAKSGLRHATEVLSEVDDISFNFFMSEDVVRHPVVARIVNAYEKWEAKDQKERKEFEKRKREEREAKLLEAQQSVTTQLATQNSSVIAEQGDK comes from the coding sequence TTGAGCAATAAAATCGTTACCTTAGAGATAAATCTAGAGCCCGCAGACAACAAGCGCTTGGCAAGTTTATGCGGACCATTTGACGACAACATCAAGCACCTTGAGCGTCGTCTGGGTGTTGAGATTAATTACCGTAGCAACTTTTTTACTATCGTCGGTAAGCCTCACACAACTGCCGCAACTTTAGACATTATCAAACACCTCTATGTTGAAACGGCTCCAGTTAAAGGCAACATAATCGATATCGAACCAGAGCAAGTGCATCTGGCGGTCACCGAGTCTGGCATTTTGGAGCAGCACGTCGAGTCTGAAATTGACTACGGCAAAGAAGTGACCATTAAGACTAAAAAAGGCGTCATCAAACCACGCACACCAAATCAAGCACAATACCTAATGAACATGGTCACTCATGACATCACTTTTGGTATTGGGCCTGCAGGTACAGGTAAGACATACTTAGCCGTTGCGGCAGCGGTTGATGCACTTGAACGTCAGGAAGTTCGCCGAATCCTACTGACTCGCCCTGCTGTTGAAGCCGGTGAGAAGCTTGGTTTCCTGCCTGGTGATTTAAGCCAAAAAGTAGACCCGTATTTGCGTCCACTTTACGATGCACTGTTTGAGATGCTTGGCTTCGAGCGTGTAGAGAAACTGATTGAGCGTAACGTGATTGAAGTTGCGCCACTGGCTTACATGCGTGGTCGTACATTAAATGATGCGTTTATCATTCTTGATGAGAGCCAAAACACCACAGTAGAACAGATGAAGATGTTCTTAACTCGTATCGGTTTTAACTCACGCGCTGTGATCACAGGTGATATCACGCAAATCGATTTGCCTCGTGGGGCAAAATCAGGTCTACGCCATGCAACTGAAGTACTCAGTGAAGTGGATGACATTAGCTTTAACTTTTTCATGTCTGAAGACGTCGTTCGTCACCCTGTCGTTGCTCGTATCGTGAATGCGTACGAGAAGTGGGAAGCGAAAGACCAGAAAGAACGCAAAGAGTTTGAAAAGCGTAAACGTGAAGAGCGTGAAGCCAAACTTCTTGAAGCTCAGCAATCCGTTACGACACAATTAGCAACACAAAATAGCTCTGTAATTGCAGAGCAAGGTGATAAATAG